The Bacteroidota bacterium genome window below encodes:
- a CDS encoding 3-hydroxybutyryl-CoA dehydrogenase: MNFSDIKTIGVIGSGTMGRGIAISTATAGYNTILYDINDEIISNAKASIDKGLQKGVEKNKITLEAKEQILGRLYLTSDFNSFSGADFIIEAAPESMDLKKKLFTDLDIICRDNVILSTNTSSLSITTISTIVKKNPERVIGMHFFNPANIMKLVEIVKGDFTSDSAIKATTELTLAIKKVPVLAKDTPAFIVNRIARPFYGEALRILSEGTSDVKTIDSVMKTCGGFAMGPFELMDLIGIDVNFSVTKSVYDAFFNDAKYRPNFIQKKMVDANLLGRKTKKGFYSYDK; encoded by the coding sequence ATGAATTTTAGCGATATAAAAACAATCGGAGTAATCGGCTCCGGCACGATGGGCAGGGGAATTGCAATTTCCACAGCAACTGCCGGATACAATACTATCCTCTATGATATAAACGATGAAATTATCTCAAATGCAAAGGCATCGATAGATAAAGGTTTGCAAAAAGGAGTTGAGAAAAATAAAATTACTTTAGAAGCCAAAGAACAAATTCTCGGCAGACTCTATCTTACTTCGGATTTCAATTCTTTTTCCGGTGCAGATTTTATAATTGAAGCAGCTCCTGAAAGTATGGACTTGAAGAAAAAACTGTTTACCGACTTAGATATTATCTGCAGAGATAATGTTATCCTTTCAACAAATACATCATCACTTTCAATTACAACAATTTCTACTATTGTAAAAAAGAATCCTGAGAGAGTTATTGGTATGCACTTTTTCAATCCTGCTAATATTATGAAGCTCGTAGAAATTGTGAAAGGAGACTTTACTTCTGATTCTGCAATTAAAGCAACCACTGAATTAACTTTAGCAATAAAGAAAGTCCCTGTGCTTGCAAAAGATACTCCTGCGTTTATTGTAAATCGAATTGCCCGTCCTTTCTACGGCGAAGCTTTAAGAATTTTAAGTGAAGGCACATCAGATGTGAAAACTATAGATAGCGTAATGAAGACTTGCGGCGGATTTGCTATGGGACCATTTGAGCTGATGGATTTAATCGGAATTGATGTAAACTTCTCAGTAACAAAATCTGTTTACGATGCGTTCTTTAATGATGCAAAGTACCGTCCGAATTTTATTCAGAAA
- a CDS encoding bifunctional folylpolyglutamate synthase/dihydrofolate synthase — MFTDYNKTIDYLFKLERRGIKYNLNNIKKLLSFLGNPEKNFKSIHIAGTNGKGSVSSIINSILIEKGFRCGLYTSPHITDFRERILVNGEWASKKFIIDFTNKINPLVKKIEPSFFEVATAMVFEYFSKKKVDYAVIETGLGGRLDSTNVLMPELSIITTIAIDHVDFLGDTIEKIAYEKAGIIKKNVPVVVGNLKRAAIKEIMEKAEKTKSKLINSSSKEINIIKRSEKGLDFEFENQKFKFPLIGDYQINNLRTALTAINVLSEKNKINFTNSIIQKGLSNIKANSNFYGRFDVIKQSPKIVTDVSHNEQAFENIEANLKYFKYKKLIILFGMMKDKNYQKCLNILSKLDAKIILTRPLYPRAEEPQKLFESVKNKSKFIPVQNLNDAFSHALNLADKKDMILVTGSFFLVSEFLEMYNKFYK, encoded by the coding sequence TTGTTTACTGATTACAATAAAACTATCGATTACCTTTTCAAACTCGAGAGAAGAGGAATAAAATATAATCTTAACAACATAAAAAAGCTGTTAAGCTTTCTTGGAAATCCTGAAAAGAACTTTAAGTCAATCCATATTGCAGGAACAAACGGAAAAGGTTCCGTCTCTTCTATAATAAACTCGATATTAATAGAAAAAGGTTTCAGATGCGGATTATATACATCACCTCACATAACAGATTTCAGAGAAAGAATATTAGTAAACGGTGAATGGGCTTCAAAGAAATTCATTATAGATTTTACAAATAAGATTAACCCTTTAGTAAAAAAAATTGAGCCGAGTTTTTTTGAAGTCGCGACAGCAATGGTGTTTGAATATTTCTCAAAGAAAAAAGTTGATTACGCTGTGATTGAAACCGGGCTTGGCGGAAGATTGGATTCTACAAATGTATTAATGCCAGAGCTTTCAATAATTACTACAATAGCAATTGACCACGTAGATTTTTTAGGAGACACAATTGAAAAAATAGCCTATGAAAAAGCAGGAATTATTAAAAAAAATGTACCTGTAGTTGTCGGCAATCTTAAACGTGCAGCTATAAAAGAAATAATGGAGAAAGCTGAGAAGACCAAATCTAAACTAATAAATTCTTCGAGTAAGGAAATTAATATAATAAAGCGAAGTGAAAAGGGATTAGATTTTGAATTTGAAAATCAGAAATTCAAATTTCCTTTAATAGGAGATTATCAAATTAATAATTTAAGAACTGCACTGACAGCGATAAATGTTCTTTCCGAAAAAAATAAAATTAATTTTACAAATAGTATAATTCAAAAAGGATTATCCAACATAAAAGCTAACTCAAATTTTTACGGGCGCTTTGATGTAATAAAGCAATCTCCAAAAATTGTTACAGACGTATCACACAATGAACAGGCATTTGAAAATATTGAAGCCAATTTGAAATATTTTAAATATAAAAAACTCATTATACTTTTTGGAATGATGAAGGATAAAAATTATCAGAAATGCCTGAATATACTTTCAAAGCTTGATGCAAAAATTATTTTAACAAGACCGCTTTATCCGCGTGCCGAAGAACCGCAGAAGTTATTTGAATCTGTAAAGAATAAATCAAAATTTATTCCTGTACAAAATCTGAACGATGCCTTCTCTCATGCACTTAATTTAGCTGATAAAAAGGATATGATTTTAGTTACAGGTTCCTTCTTTTTAGTGAGTGAGTTTTTAGAAATGTATAATAAATTTTATAAGTAG
- a CDS encoding endonuclease III has translation MTKRKLQIIIDALENEYHSKTIGFSSKNILDVLIAIKLSQNTTDKSSHKAYTNLRSEYKTWEEVADAPLNKIKELIKVCGLANTKAPQIQNMLKEMQKKYGSLNLDFFYKKSNNEIYEELLQHSGLGVKTISCVLAFAMGRSVFPVDTHVHRILNRTGVVQTTTAEKTFEAATKIIPDEEKVSFHTNLIKFGRNYCRAINPLCNKCFIYKECEWAEKKFYKEANKETEINENNFIIVDHI, from the coding sequence ATGACTAAAAGAAAGCTGCAAATAATAATTGATGCCTTAGAGAATGAATATCACTCAAAAACAATCGGCTTCAGCAGTAAAAATATTCTTGATGTACTTATTGCAATAAAGCTTTCGCAGAATACAACTGATAAGTCTTCCCATAAAGCTTATACAAACTTACGAAGTGAATACAAAACATGGGAAGAAGTTGCCGATGCTCCGTTAAATAAAATAAAAGAACTAATTAAAGTATGCGGGCTTGCAAATACTAAAGCTCCGCAGATACAAAACATGCTGAAGGAAATGCAGAAGAAATATGGCAGTCTGAATCTGGATTTCTTTTATAAAAAAAGTAACAATGAAATATATGAAGAACTTTTGCAGCATAGCGGTCTTGGAGTAAAAACAATTTCATGCGTTCTTGCTTTTGCAATGGGCAGAAGTGTTTTTCCGGTCGATACTCACGTTCACAGAATTTTAAACAGAACAGGAGTTGTACAAACAACAACGGCAGAAAAAACATTCGAAGCTGCGACGAAGATTATTCCGGATGAAGAGAAAGTTTCGTTTCATACAAACCTTATAAAATTCGGACGCAATTATTGCAGAGCTATAAATCCTTTATGCAATAAATGTTTTATTTATAAAGAATGCGAATGGGCGGAAAAGAAATTTTATAAAGAAGCCAACAAAGAAACAGAAATAAATGAAAACAATTTTATAATAGTAGATCATATTTAG